The following are encoded in a window of Arctopsyche grandis isolate Sample6627 chromosome 4, ASM5162203v2, whole genome shotgun sequence genomic DNA:
- the LOC143910329 gene encoding protein peste-like: protein MQPKKIRWRVTLLPAIGALLAAAGAVLAICFDDIFQAILAQQLKLSPSSKSFPIWKAPTIPIFFDIYFFNWTNPINITDKNVKPHFVEMGPYRFRETKEKVNVTWNNENSTVSYRQMRKWYFDEEGSKGTLDDNITTLNAIAASAVYTSRYWNYIRQKGLSMGLTIFNQEISVTKTARELLFDGYDDPLLDLAKSLPQKETNAPPVDKFGWFYKRNGSTENDGYFNMATGYGNIKSFGVLKNWNNNTRTPFFSGSCAKVEGSAGEFYPPKLSKTQKISMFSADLCRTITFDYDEVVTVQGIPAYKYSGGSSILDNGTIHPENKCFCAGECQPSGTLNVSTCRYGSPAFISFPHFYLADPYYLDAIEGLSPDEDKHKFYIALEPTSGIPVDVAARFQLNFLVSPSNYVTLYNDVPHIFLPVLWFEQHVTVNAEIADGVKSLLKVPMMGNAVGLGLFALGIIIILWSPVRVNVKACRRLNRRKKDNPVPKIELEKSKPILNNMRAPKQHVNVLPSVEDQDEDEKDEEVAVVEPLNSVNNDLKKE from the exons CAATTGAAATTATCACCATCGTCAAAGAGTTTTCCGATTTGGAAAGCGCCAACTATTCCCATATTCTttgacatatattttttcaattggaCCAATCCTATAAACATTACTGACAAAAATGTTAAGCCTCATTTTGTTGAAATGGGACCATATAGATTCAGAGAAACGAAAGAGAAGGTCAATGTTACGTGGAATAATGAAAATTCAACAGTTAGCTATAGACAAATGAGAAAATGGTACTTCGACGAAGAAGGTAGCAAAGGAACCTTAGATGATAATATAACAACGTTGAACGCAATAGCAgca AGTGCAGTTTATACGTCGAGGTATTGGAATTATATTCGTCAAAAAGGTTTATCGATGGGACtgactattttcaatcaagaAATATCTGTAACTAAAACAGCAAGAGAATTATTATTTGACGGTTACGATGATCCATTGTTAGATTTGGCAAAAAGTCTTCCTCAAAAGGAAACAAACGCGCCACCAGTTGATAAGTTTGGTTGGTTTTATAAG AGAAATGGATCTACTGAAAATGACGGCTATTTTAACATGGCCACCGGCTATGGTAATATTAAATCGTTTGGTGTTcttaaaaattggaataataaCACAAGGACTCCGTTCTTTTCTGGATCATGTGCAAAG GTAGAAGGATCAGCTGGTGAATTTTATCCACCGAAGTTATCAAAAACCCAAAAGATTTCAATGTTTTCAGCCGATCTTTGCCGGACAATTACTTTTGACTATGACGAAGTAGTAACTGTTCAAGGAATACCTGCATATAAATATTCAGGAGGAAGCAGCATCTTAGACAAcg GTACAATTCATCCTGAAAACAAATGTTTTTGTGCTGGAGAATGTCAGCCATCTGGTACACTCAACGTATCGACTTGTAGATATGGTTCACCTGCATTTATATCTTTCCCACATTTCTATTTGGCAGATCCTTATTATTTAGATGCTATAGAAGGACTTTCGCCTGATGAAGATaaacacaaattttacataGCCTTGGAACCC ACATCTGGTATTCCGGTTGATGTTGCCGCAagatttcaattgaattttctGGTATCACCTAGTAACTATGTTAC GTTATATAACGACGTTCCTCATATATTTTTGCCGGTGTTGTGGTTCGAACAGCATGTCACAGTTAATGCTGAAATAGCAGATGGTGTCAAATCGCTCCTGAAAGTCCCCATGATGGGAAATGCAGTAGGATTGGGTTTATTTGCATTGGGTATAATAATCATTTTGTGGTCACCGGTGAGAGTTAACGTCAAAGCATGCCGTCGActgaatagaaggaaaaaagaCAATCCTGTACCAAAAATTGAATTGGAAAAAAGTAAaccaattttgaataatatgcGTGCTCCAAAGCAACACGTCAATGTGTTACCCAGCGTGGAAGATCAAGACGAAGACGAAAAAGATGAAGAAGTAGCCGTGGTAGAGCCTCTCAATTCTGTTAATAATGATTTGAAAAAGgagtaa